One region of Leishmania panamensis strain MHOM/PA/94/PSC-1 chromosome 28 sequence genomic DNA includes:
- a CDS encoding saccharopine dehydrogenase, putative (TriTrypDB/GeneDB-style sysID: LpmP.28.0380) has product MASKLDIIVLGATGFTGRLTCRYLARKEELKKRWGIAGRSAAKLAALKAELGIDVPTFVVDADQPTTVDAACAQAECIISCMGPYMLVGMPVVDACVRNGTHYIDCTGEIPFVRRAIAAYHETAVKKGVAIVPCCGFDCVPADLGNYVVHQEAEEPVKVVCGYFGGNPAGVSNGTMNTVACVVSNMTKEDMSPLALVSKSDVQPTHTPTQHGVWYENGRFTGLSITASCDERLVRRSNSLMGSSAVYMEAMQGSFARVLRVTLTTYVTSIAVMVAPLRRWMIRKYFTGTSIGPSDDAMAKSNFRCDFVGKTASGKRVKTTMVAKEDAYTATALFLGECAMSALKLARKNSLKGGVLTPAYAFGDELVHRCRDAGISINTVIVGDTAEPKKEK; this is encoded by the coding sequence ATGGCGTCGAAGCTGGACATCATCGTCTTGGGTGCCACAGGCTTTACTGGGCGGCTCACGTGCCGCTACCTCGCGCGTAAGGAGGAACTGAAGAAGCGCTGGGGTATCGCTGGTCGCAGCGCGGCCAAGCTGGCAGCTCTCAAGGCGGAGCTGGGCATCGATGTGCCCACGTTTGTGGTGGACGCCGACCAGCCAACGACTGTGGATGCAGCCTGTGCGCAGGCGGAATGCATTATCTCGTGCATGGGCCCCTACATGCTAGTCGGCATGCCTGTTGTcgacgcgtgcgtgcgcaatGGCACCCACTATATTGACTGCACCGGCGAAATCCCGTTTGTGCGCCGCGCGATCGCCGCGTACCACGAGACAGCGGTTAAGAAGGGTGTTGCGATTGTGCCATGCTGCGGCTTTGACTGCGTACCGGCCGACCTCGGCAACTACGTCGTTCACCAGGAGGCTGAGGAACCGGTGAAGGTGGTGTGTGGCTACTTTGGAGGCAATCCTGCTGGTGTGTCGAACGGCACGATGAACACGGTAGCGTGCGTGGTCTCCAATATGACGAAGGAAGACATGAGCCCGTTGGCGTTGGTGTCGAAGTCGGACGTGcagcccacgcacacgcccacgcagcACGGCGTGTGGTACGAAAACGGACGCTTCACCGGCCTGTCCATCACTGCCTCGTGCGATGAGAGACTCGtgcgccgcagcaacagtCTCATGGGCTCCTCGGCCGTGTACATGGAGGCCATGCAGGGCTCTTTTGCTCGTGTGCTGCGCGTCACACTCACTACCTACGTAACGTCTATCGCGGTGATGGTTGCGCCGCTTCGCCGCTGGATGATCCGCAAGTATTTCACGGGCACCAGTATTGGCCCATCTGACGACGCCATGGCCAAATCCAACTTTCGCTGCGACTTTGTGGGCAAGACAGCGTCTGGCAAGCGCGTGAAGACGACCATGGTGGCTAAGGAAGATGCCTACACCGCCACGGCACTGTTCCTTGGTGAGTGTGCCATGAGTGCGCTGAAGTTGGCGCGAAAGAACTCGCTCAAGGGCGGTGTTCTGACGCCAGCCTACGCCTTTGGCGATGAGCTGGTGCACCGCTGTCGTGATGCCGGGATCAGTATCAACACAGTGATTGTCGGGGACACAGCAGAGCcgaagaaagagaagtaA